Proteins from one Mycteria americana isolate JAX WOST 10 ecotype Jacksonville Zoo and Gardens chromosome 1, USCA_MyAme_1.0, whole genome shotgun sequence genomic window:
- the PRICKLE1 gene encoding prickle-like protein 1 yields MPSEMEPKANNLVFGCQRSSTSDDDSGCALEEYAWVPPGLRPEQVQLYFACLPEEKVPYVNSPGEKHRIKQLLYQLPPHDNEVRYCQSLSEEEKKELQMFSSQRKKEALGRGTIKLLSRAVMHAVCEQCGTKVNGGEVAVFASRAGPGVCWHPSCFVCFTCNELLVDLIYFYQDGKIHCGRHHAELLKPRCSACDEIIFADECTEAEGRHWHMKHFCCLECETILGGQRYIMKDGRPFCCNCFESLYAEYCETCGEHIGVDHAQMTYDGQHWHATETCFSCAQCKTSLLGCPFLPKQGQIYCSKTCSLGEDVHASDSSDSAFQSARSRDSRRSVRMGKSSRSADQCRQSLLLSPALNYKFPGLSGNADDTLSRKLDDLSLSREEASFVNEDFWKGRVEQEMPEDPEEWAEHEDYMTQLLLKFGDKSLFQQPTEVDIRSSEHWISDSMVKSKLDLKKNNPSLASKKYQSDMYWAQSQDGLGDSAYGSHPGPASSRKIQELDMEHGASGYKHDQTPWYGGSLECLSDLKQQEQSVRDSMDSLALSNITGASMDGEGKPRPSLYSLQTFQELEVEDCEKMSNMGTLNSSMLHRSTESLKSLSSELCQEKVLPEEKPVHMPVLRRSKSQSRPQQVKFSDDVIDNGSYENVEIRQPPMSERTRRRVYHFEERGNRPSHHRRRSRKSRSDNALNLATERRCSPRERFRYYSPQDHEKFIQNRSSREIRAYIQNAELYGQYAHTRSDYALRNQVVDKFFGLYGEEDDSWCSTSSSSSDSEEEGYFLGQPIPQPRSLRYPYYTDDLSGPTTALSSSQFGQRTTKSKKKRGHKGKNCIIS; encoded by the exons ATGCCATcggagatggagcccaaagctaACAATCTCGTTTTCGGGTGTCAGCGAAGCTCAACGTCTGACGATGACTCTGGCTGTGCCTTGGAAGAatatgcctgggtccccccaggcCTCAGACCAGAGCAG GTCCAGCTGTATTTCGCCTGCTTGCCAGAGGAGAAGGTCCCTTACGTTAACAGCCCTGGAGAGAAACACCGAATTAAGCAACTTCTCTATCAGCTGCCACCCCACGACAATGAG GTGAGATACTGCCAGTCTTtaagtgaagaagaaaagaaggaactgcAGATGTTCAGTTCTCAGCGCAAAAAGGAGGCACTCGGCCGAGGCACTATTAAACTACTCTCAAGAGCAGTGATGCATGCGGTTTGTGAACAG TGTGGTACAAAAGTAAACGGCGGTGAAGTTGCAGTTTTTGCCTCAAGAGCTGGGCCCGGTGTGTGCTGGCATCCCTCGTGTTTTGTGTGTTTCACATGTAACGAGCTGCTCGTTGACCTTATCTACTTCTACCAAGATGGAAAAATTCACTGTGGCAGACACCACGCTGAACTTCTCAAACCTCGATGTTCGGCCTGCGATGAG ATCATTTTTGCTGATGAGTGTACAGAAGCCGAAGGTCGCCACTGGCACATGAAGCACTTCTGTTGCCTTGAGTGTGAAACAATCCTGGGTGGACAGAGATACATCATGAAGGATGGGCGGCCATTCTGCTGTAACTGTTTCGAATCTCTCTATGCAGAATACTGTGAGACCTGTGGGGAACACATTG gTGTTGACCATGCTCAGATGACCTATGATGGACAGCACTGGCATGCCACAGAGACTTGCTTTTCTTGTGCTCAGTGCAAGACCTCTTTGCTTGGCTGCCCTTTCCTTCCAAAGCAAGGGCAGATTTACTGTTCAAAAACCTGCAGCTTGGGAGAGGATGTTCATGCTTCCGACTCTTCTGATTCTGCATTTCAGTCTGCCCGATCCAGAGATTCCAGGAGGAGCGTCCGCATGGGAAAAAGCAGCCGGTCAGCCGACCAGTGCCGCCAGTCTCTCCTCCTGTCGCCGGCCCTCAATTACAAATTTCCTGGCCTTTCAGGCAATGCCGATGATACTCTTTCTCGTAAGCTGGATGATTTAAGCCTTTCAAGGGAAGAGGCAAGCTTTGTTAATGAAGACTTCTGGAAAGGAAGAGTAGAGCAAGAAATGCCTGAAGACCCTGAAGAATGGGCTGAACATGAAGACTACATGACTCAACTTCTTCTGAAGTTTGGTGATAAAAGCCTCTTCCAGCAGCCCACTGAAGTAGACATTAGGTCAAGTGAACACTGGATTTCTGATAGCATGGTCAAGAGCAAGTTggacttgaaaaaaaataatccaagccTAGCAAGTAAGAAGTATCAATCAGACATGTACTGGGCCCAGTCACAAGATGGCTTGGGTGACTCTGCCTACGGCAGCCACCcaggccctgccagcagcaggaaaatCCAGGAGCTAGACATGGAACACGGGGCGTCAGGATACAAACACGACCAAACACCGTGGTATGGAGGTTCACTTGAATGTTTGTCTGACCTGAAACAGCAAGAACAAAGTGTTCGAGACTCAATGGATTCTTTGGCTTTGTCTAACATAACag GGGCTTCAATGGATGGAGAAGGCAAGCCGCGGCCATCTCTCTATTCTTTGCAAACTTTCCAAGAGCTGGAGGTAGAGGACTGTGAGAAAATGAGCAACATGGGAACTCTGAATTCTTCAATGCTCCACCGGAGCACAGAGTCCTTGAAGAGTCTGAGCTCAGAGTTGTGTCAGGAAAAGGTCTTACCAGAGGAAAAGCCAGTGCACATGCCTGTACTGAGAAGATCTAAATCCCAGTCTAGACCACAGCAAGTGAAGTTTTCAGATGATGTTATTGATAATGGAAGTTACGAGAATGTTGAAATACGTCAGCCTCCAATGAGTGAAAGGACTCGTAGGCGTGTTTACCATTTTGAAGAGCGTGGAAATCGGCCTTCTCATCATCGTAGAAGAAGTAGGAAGTCTCGTTCAGATAATGCACTTAACTTGGCCACAGAAAGAAGATGCTCTCCAAGAGAGAGATTTCGTTATTACTCCCCTCAGGATCATGAAAAATTTATTCAAAATAGAAGCTCACGTGAGATTCGGGCATATATTCAAAATGCGGAGCTGTATGGACAATATGCCCATACTAGGTCTGATTATGCACTGCGGAATCAGGTAGTTGATAAATTTTTTGGATTGTATGGTGAGGAAGATGACTCCTGGTGTTCAACTTCATCTTCATCATCCGATTCTGAAGAGGAAGGATATTTTCTAGGACAGCCAATTCCACAGCCACGATCACTGAGGTATCCGTACTATACAGATGACCTTTCTGGTCCAACTACTGCGTTATCTAGTTCTCAGTTTGGACAAAGGACAACCAAATCAAAGAAGAAGAGGGGACACAAAGGGAAAAATTGCAtcatttcttaa